One Notolabrus celidotus isolate fNotCel1 chromosome 18, fNotCel1.pri, whole genome shotgun sequence DNA window includes the following coding sequences:
- the LOC117830519 gene encoding metastasis-associated protein MTA1-like has product MLRVSEGQGTRLPKTRAAQRSTLTSVLHSSVVSLPESRPAAHAPRSHRTPGLQTPPPRRLLSSLPHGPHGMLGKRSYHHHSRVEQDRRSENPSTTGGPLLHNGRNSGSGSTRGGVMIRKRRPNWIDAPDDSFFLVTRETRTLSK; this is encoded by the exons ATGTTAAGGGTGTCGGAGGGGCAGGGGACCCGCCTACCCAAAACCAGAGCGGCCCAAAGGAGCACTCTGACCAGTGTTCTGCA CTCCAGTGTGGTGTCTCTTCCAGAGTCACGTCCGGCAGCCCATGCCCCTCGCTCCCACCGCACTCCTGGCCTGCAGACGCCCCCGCCCCGacgcctcctctcctctctcccacacgGTCCCCATGGCATGCTGGGAAAACGCAGCTACCATCACCACAGCAGGGTTGAGCAAGACAGGCGCTcag agaacCCAAGTACGACAGGTGGACCCCTCCTG CATAATGGCCGCAACAGCGGCAGCGGAAGCACCCGAGGTGGAGTCATGATCCGCAAACGACGTCCCAACTGGATCGATGCCCCTGATGACAGCTTCTTCCTTGTCACCAGGGAGACCAG GACTCTGTCTAAATGA